A genomic window from Daphnia carinata strain CSIRO-1 chromosome 9, CSIRO_AGI_Dcar_HiC_V3, whole genome shotgun sequence includes:
- the LOC130688435 gene encoding apoptosis-inducing factor 1, mitochondrial-like isoform X1 yields the protein MYRCRQVVSQCSSTIKSNLGHGRQRYAGESTTKRFGSDHGYNKTPTIRPPTLNEMPTPKGSWATEYSRQQSKYNMHLAAGVGFTAFTLFVGYQSGSFYLNYEPDVKNMKINVLSHEQVRERAAAAASAVPEDSGPEVVVAAVEESAPVEVVAPAVEESAPVEVVAPAVEESAPVEVVAPSVVEDASPEAAEEVAPPVVEEVTLVAVPDVETVAEPSGDQKGPSDQSEVVAPVTAIVGDLPVHIPYLLIGAGTSSFAAFRAIKSRDPKAKVLVIGEENHLPYMRPPLSKELWFSDDPEVSNKLKFKQWNGKERSLFFEQDEFYCSPAELVAKENGGVSVVRGHRVVKLDIVGRKAELDDGRSITYDKCLIATGGKPKSLPSLSSAPENVQEHVTLFRNIDDFRRLESISRQVKSITIIGGGFLGSELACALGRRAKTSGLEVLQVFPEDGNMGKVLPKYLSQWTTEKVIGEGVQVLPKTHVQGATMEDDKVVLTLQDGQKIKTDHVVVAVGLDANTDLAIASGLEIDPNFGGYRVNAELEARSNVWVAGDAACFYDIKLGRRRVEHHDHAVVSGRLAGENMTGAGKPYWHQSMFWSDLGPHVGYEAIGIVDSSLETMAVFAKSTAADTPKAVVEATGEGVRSETENAATEQSSMKGSSKLHAPVQGEHYGKGIVFYTRNDVVVGMVLWNVFNKIPVARRILKEGLTTDKLAEAAKLFDLHE from the exons ATGTACCGGTGCCGGCAAGTAGTCTCGCAATGTTCGTCAACCATCAAGTCAAACCTTGGACATGGTAGACAACGATACGCTG GCGAAAGTACTACTAAAAGGTTTGGCTCCGATCATGGCTACAACAAAACTCCAACGATCAGGCCGCCCACGTTGAATGAGATGCCCACACCCAAGGGTTCGTGGGCAACAGAATATTCCCGCCAGCAGTCCAAGTACAACATGCATTTGGCTGCTGGAGTGGGCTTCACAGCATTCACACTTTTTGTG GGGTATCAATCAGGTTCTTTCTACCTGAACTATGAACCAgatgtaaaaaatatgaaaattaatGTGCTCAGTCATGAGCAGGTACGTGAGAGagcagctgctgctgcatcAGCAGTTCCCGAAGACTCTGGCCCAGAAGTTGTGGTAGCTGCAGTGGAGGAGTCAGCTCCAGTAGAAGTTGTAGCACCTGCGGTGGAGGAGTCAGCTCCAGTAGAAGTTGTAGCACCTGCGGTGGAGGAGTCAGCTCCAGTAGAAGTTGTAGCACCTTCTGTAGTTGAAGATGCATCTCCAGAAGCTGCAGAAGAGGTTGCACCACCAGTAGTTGAAGAAGTCACTCTAGTTGCTGTACCTGATGTTGAAACTGTTGCAGAACCAAGTGGAGATCAAAAAGGACCCTCTGACCAGTCAGAAG taGTCGCTCCAGTTACTGCAATCGTCGGAGATCTACCCGTCCATATTCCTTATCTGTTGATTGGAGCCGGTACTTCTTCATTCGCCGCTTTCCGTGCCATAAAATCCCGTGACCCTAAAGCAAAG GTCTTAGTCATTGGCGAAGAAAACCACTTACCTTACATGAGGCCACCACTATCGAAAGAACTGTGGTTCAGTGACGATCCCGAAGTGTCAAATAAACTCAAGTTTAAGCAGTGGAACGGTAAAGAGCGAAG TTTGTTCTTCGAACAGGATGAATTCTACTGCAGTCCCGCAGAATTAgttgccaaagaaaatggtggcgtGTCAGTTGTGCGAGGACATCGTGTAGTTAAACTGGACATTGTCGGTCGCAAAGCTGAGTTAGATGACGGCCGTAGCATCACCTACGATAAGTGCCTTATTGCCacag GTGGCAAACCGAAATCGTTGCCATCGCTGAGCAGTGCCCCAGAAAATGTGCAGGAGCATGTAACACTATTCCGCAACATTGATGACTTCAGGCGACTCGAGTCCATCTCTCGCCAAGTCAAATCCATCACGATCATCGGTGGTGGATTCCTCGGCAGTGAACTTGCCTGTGCTCTTGGTAGAAGAG CCAAAACAAGTGGACTAGAAGTACTTCAAGTTTTCCCAGAAGATGGTAACATGGGCAAAGTTCTCCCGAAATATTTGAGCCAATGGACGACCGAGAAGGTGATTGGTGAAGGTGTTCAGGTTTTACCCAAGACGCACGTTCAGGGAGCAACGATGGAAGATGATAAGGTCGTTTTGACCTTGCAGGATGGACAAAAG aTTAAAACAGAccatgttgttgttgccgtcGGTCTTGATGCAAACACGGATTTGGCTATCGCCTCTGGTTTGGAAATTGACCCCAATTTTGGTGGTTACCGAGTCAATGCTGAACTTGAAGCCCGTTCAAACGTCTGGGTG gCTGGTGATGCTGCCTGCTTTTACGATATCAAACTGGGTCGTCGTCGTGTTGAACATCATGATCACGCTGTCGTGTCTGGTCGTTTAGCGGGAGAAAACATGACCGGCGCTGGCAAACCATACTGGCATCAGTCCATGTTTTGGTCAGACTTGGGACCTCATGTTGGCTATGAAGCCATCGGCATCGTAGACTCGTCATTGGAAACAATGGCCGTTTTTGCCAAATCGACTGCCGCAGACACCCCGAAAGCCGTTGTCGAAGCTACCGGCGAAGGTGTTCGATCAGAAACGGAAAAT GCTGCTACAGAACAATCTTCCATGAAAGGATCGAGCAAGCTTCACGCACCAGTCCAGGGTGAACATTACGGCAAAGGAATCGTCTTTTACACGAGGAATGATGTTGTGGTCGGTATGGTCCTCTGGAATGTATTCAACAAAATTCCCGTCGCGCGCAGG ATTCTGAAGGAAGGCTTGACGACGGACAAACTCGCTGAAGCGGCCAAACTCTTCGACTTACACGAGTGA
- the LOC130688449 gene encoding collagen alpha-1(XI) chain-like, translating to MFPSLLFLSSCLVLAFLSGKSRSDNSMAFGSNYYQPNPLANLHPRVPYSHWYSQMGYPSSNIQSTGNRQQVRPFYTPAPVMSYPTYYPHRPTYWLPSTQSYDQIYNRKKQLKDQLLYDEQIAEELALLRGPPVYPTQLAEYGSNDLRTTYFDTFESETEARQQAHGRFRGGFAQVGGLSSLIRGPPGLFDEEDEEVPEFRRNKGQDPKIFGWKLNFLQNLLKGPPGPPGPTGSTGPTGLTGSTGPTGPTGATGPAGADGAAGPPGADGAAGAAGAAGPPGPAGAAGPPGPLGPTGPTGR from the exons ATGTTTCCTTCTTTGCTCTTCTTGTCCAGTTGTCTTGTCCTTGCCTTCCTGTCCGGCAAGAGCAGAAGCGACAATTCGATGGCATTCGGTTCGAATTATTATCAGCCCAATCCATTAGCCAATTTACATCCCAGAGTACCATATTCTCACTGGTATTCGCAGATGGGTTATCCTTCCAGTAATATCCAGTCGACGGGCAATCGCCAACAAG TTCGCCCATTTTATACGCCGGCGCCTGTGATGAGTTATCCAACTTATTATCCGCACCGACCTACATATTGGCTTCCATCAACCCAATCCTACGACCAAATATACAACAGGAAGAAGCAATTAAAAGACCAATTGTTGTACGACGAACAAATTGCCGAAGAACTGGCCTTACTCAGAGGACCTCCAG TCTATCCAACACAACTTGCTGAGTATGGCTCTAATGACTTACGGACTACGTATTTCGACACCTTTGAATCTGAAACCGAGGCTCGGCAACAAGCTCACGGACGCTTCAGAGGTGGATTTGCCCAAGTCGGAGGACTTTCCTCGCTAATAAGAGGACCACCAG GACTgtttgatgaagaagatgaagaagtaCCTGAATTTCGTCGAAACAAGGGACAAGATCCAAAAATCTTCGgttggaaattgaattttttacaaaatttgcTCAAGGGACCGCCGG GACCGCCGGGTCCAACAGGGTCTACCGGACCTACCGGTCTTACCGGTTCTACTGGTCCTACTGGCCCTACTGGAGCCACGGGCCCGGCAGGAGCTGACGGAGCAGCCGGACCACCAGGTGCTGACGGAGCAGCCGGAGCAGCCGGAGCAGCCGGACCACCAGGTCCCGCCGGAGCAGCTGGTCCGCCAGGACCACTTGGACCAACAGGCCCAACAGGCCGGTAA
- the LOC130688443 gene encoding peptidyl-glycine alpha-amidating monooxygenase B-like, with the protein MSLWFVSFFAFYCVSLCDGYLQMPPPLPGTNTYQLRMPGVVPERDDDYICTAFKLDPEKEMYITQFRVEGTAERAHHMILSGCAGVFTSSPDTPSWNCGSHATCTGSTRILYAWAKNAAGTRLPPSVGFRIGGTGKSRVKYLVVQVHYATKLPPGERDYTGLDLEITSEPQKYIAGILLMVASPEIPPHQAVVNSDSCCPLDSNVPINIFAARVHAHALGTVITTYKYDPKTHGTELMIKGNPQWPQAFYPTTREFSVAKGDEILIRCTYSSLGKDTYTRSGGSGADEMCNVYMMYYTNADNGTEFQSCGYICNPEQNKAYPADSIEPPPRNPVLEAYAIHGKRNHQLRTNSSDVEDHPEIITQQRKGNAAEQKANVDQSSSPQVAVAAQAVDNQQRQVVNVDKETTTSSKSSHVADDKDKAIRQQKQREDNFWSFLFFYRRFLS; encoded by the exons ATGTCTCTTTGGTTTGTGTCattctttgccttttattGTGTCAGTTTATGTGACGGATATCTTCAAATGCCGCCACCTCTGCCCGGTACCAACACCTACCAACTGCGGATGCCAGGTGTCGTCCCTGAAAGG GATGACGATTACATTTGCACGGCCTTCAAATTGGacccagaaaaagaaatgtacatTACTCAATTCCGGGTGGAAGGCACAGCAGAACGAGCTCATCACATGATTCTCAGTGGTTGTGCTGGTGTCTTTACCAGCTCGCCAGACACACCCTCATG GAATTGTGGCTCTCACGCCACGTGTACTGGATCGACGAGAATCTTGTACGCCTGGGCGAAAAACGCAGCAGGCACCCGTTTACCTCCATCGGTTGGCTTCCGTATCGGTGGCACGGGCAAATCGCGAGTGAAATATCTAGTCGTTCAAGTGCATTACGCCACGAAATTGCCGCCTGGCGAACGTGACTACACTGGATTGGATTTGGAAATCACTAGTGAACC GCAAAAATATATCGCTGGAATTTTATTAATGGTTGCAAGTCCAGAAATCCCACCACATCAAGCCG TCGTCAATTCGGATTCGTGTTGCCCGCTTGATTCGAACGTGCCCATCAACATTTTTGCTGCTCGAGTCCACGCTCACGCATTGGGCACAGTCATCACAACCTACAAATATGACCCCAAG ACACACGGAACAGAGTTGATGATCAAAGGAAACCCCCAATGGCCCCAAGCTTTTTATCCGACAACAAGAGAATTCTCTGTGGCCAAAGGCGATGAAATTTTGATTAGATGTACGTACAGTTCTCTTGGAAAGGACACATATACTCGTTCAG GTGGTTCGGGAGCTGATGAAATGTGTAACGTGTACATGATGTACTACACAAACGCTGATAATGGAACTGAATTCCAGTCATGTGGTTACATATGCAATCCCGAACAAAATAAAGCCTATCCGGCTGACTCAATTGAACCTCCGCCACGGAATCCTGTCCTGGAAGCTTATGCCATTCACGGCAAAAGGAATCATCAATTGCGGACGAATTCTAGCGACGTCGAGGATCACCCAGAAATCATTACTCAACAGCGGAAGGGGAACGCAGCCGAACAAAAGGCGAACGTGGATCAATCATCCAGTCCG CAAGTAGCGGTAGCAGCACAGGCGGTCGACAACCAACAACGCCAAGTCGTTAATGTAGATAAGGAAACAACAACCAGCAGCAAATCCAGCCACGTTGCTGATGATAAAGACAAAGCCAttcgacaacagaaacaacgaGAAGATAATTTTTggtcctttttatttttttaccgTCGCTTTCTGTCATAA
- the LOC130688435 gene encoding apoptosis-inducing factor 1, mitochondrial-like isoform X2 — MYRCRQVVSQCSSTIKSNLGHGRQRYAGESTTKRFGSDHGYNKTPTIRPPTLNEMPTPKGSWATEYSRQQSKYNMHLAAGVGFTAFTLFVGYQSGSFYLNYEPDVKNMKINVLSHEQVRERAAAAASAVPEDSGPEVVVAAVEESAPVEVVAPAVEESAPVEVVAPAVEESAPVEVVAPSVVEDASPEAAEEVAPPVVEEVTLVAVPDVETVAEPSGDQKGPSDQSEVAPVTAIVGDLPVHIPYLLIGAGTSSFAAFRAIKSRDPKAKVLVIGEENHLPYMRPPLSKELWFSDDPEVSNKLKFKQWNGKERSLFFEQDEFYCSPAELVAKENGGVSVVRGHRVVKLDIVGRKAELDDGRSITYDKCLIATGGKPKSLPSLSSAPENVQEHVTLFRNIDDFRRLESISRQVKSITIIGGGFLGSELACALGRRAKTSGLEVLQVFPEDGNMGKVLPKYLSQWTTEKVIGEGVQVLPKTHVQGATMEDDKVVLTLQDGQKIKTDHVVVAVGLDANTDLAIASGLEIDPNFGGYRVNAELEARSNVWVAGDAACFYDIKLGRRRVEHHDHAVVSGRLAGENMTGAGKPYWHQSMFWSDLGPHVGYEAIGIVDSSLETMAVFAKSTAADTPKAVVEATGEGVRSETENAATEQSSMKGSSKLHAPVQGEHYGKGIVFYTRNDVVVGMVLWNVFNKIPVARRILKEGLTTDKLAEAAKLFDLHE, encoded by the exons ATGTACCGGTGCCGGCAAGTAGTCTCGCAATGTTCGTCAACCATCAAGTCAAACCTTGGACATGGTAGACAACGATACGCTG GCGAAAGTACTACTAAAAGGTTTGGCTCCGATCATGGCTACAACAAAACTCCAACGATCAGGCCGCCCACGTTGAATGAGATGCCCACACCCAAGGGTTCGTGGGCAACAGAATATTCCCGCCAGCAGTCCAAGTACAACATGCATTTGGCTGCTGGAGTGGGCTTCACAGCATTCACACTTTTTGTG GGGTATCAATCAGGTTCTTTCTACCTGAACTATGAACCAgatgtaaaaaatatgaaaattaatGTGCTCAGTCATGAGCAGGTACGTGAGAGagcagctgctgctgcatcAGCAGTTCCCGAAGACTCTGGCCCAGAAGTTGTGGTAGCTGCAGTGGAGGAGTCAGCTCCAGTAGAAGTTGTAGCACCTGCGGTGGAGGAGTCAGCTCCAGTAGAAGTTGTAGCACCTGCGGTGGAGGAGTCAGCTCCAGTAGAAGTTGTAGCACCTTCTGTAGTTGAAGATGCATCTCCAGAAGCTGCAGAAGAGGTTGCACCACCAGTAGTTGAAGAAGTCACTCTAGTTGCTGTACCTGATGTTGAAACTGTTGCAGAACCAAGTGGAGATCAAAAAGGACCCTCTGACCAGTCAGAAG TCGCTCCAGTTACTGCAATCGTCGGAGATCTACCCGTCCATATTCCTTATCTGTTGATTGGAGCCGGTACTTCTTCATTCGCCGCTTTCCGTGCCATAAAATCCCGTGACCCTAAAGCAAAG GTCTTAGTCATTGGCGAAGAAAACCACTTACCTTACATGAGGCCACCACTATCGAAAGAACTGTGGTTCAGTGACGATCCCGAAGTGTCAAATAAACTCAAGTTTAAGCAGTGGAACGGTAAAGAGCGAAG TTTGTTCTTCGAACAGGATGAATTCTACTGCAGTCCCGCAGAATTAgttgccaaagaaaatggtggcgtGTCAGTTGTGCGAGGACATCGTGTAGTTAAACTGGACATTGTCGGTCGCAAAGCTGAGTTAGATGACGGCCGTAGCATCACCTACGATAAGTGCCTTATTGCCacag GTGGCAAACCGAAATCGTTGCCATCGCTGAGCAGTGCCCCAGAAAATGTGCAGGAGCATGTAACACTATTCCGCAACATTGATGACTTCAGGCGACTCGAGTCCATCTCTCGCCAAGTCAAATCCATCACGATCATCGGTGGTGGATTCCTCGGCAGTGAACTTGCCTGTGCTCTTGGTAGAAGAG CCAAAACAAGTGGACTAGAAGTACTTCAAGTTTTCCCAGAAGATGGTAACATGGGCAAAGTTCTCCCGAAATATTTGAGCCAATGGACGACCGAGAAGGTGATTGGTGAAGGTGTTCAGGTTTTACCCAAGACGCACGTTCAGGGAGCAACGATGGAAGATGATAAGGTCGTTTTGACCTTGCAGGATGGACAAAAG aTTAAAACAGAccatgttgttgttgccgtcGGTCTTGATGCAAACACGGATTTGGCTATCGCCTCTGGTTTGGAAATTGACCCCAATTTTGGTGGTTACCGAGTCAATGCTGAACTTGAAGCCCGTTCAAACGTCTGGGTG gCTGGTGATGCTGCCTGCTTTTACGATATCAAACTGGGTCGTCGTCGTGTTGAACATCATGATCACGCTGTCGTGTCTGGTCGTTTAGCGGGAGAAAACATGACCGGCGCTGGCAAACCATACTGGCATCAGTCCATGTTTTGGTCAGACTTGGGACCTCATGTTGGCTATGAAGCCATCGGCATCGTAGACTCGTCATTGGAAACAATGGCCGTTTTTGCCAAATCGACTGCCGCAGACACCCCGAAAGCCGTTGTCGAAGCTACCGGCGAAGGTGTTCGATCAGAAACGGAAAAT GCTGCTACAGAACAATCTTCCATGAAAGGATCGAGCAAGCTTCACGCACCAGTCCAGGGTGAACATTACGGCAAAGGAATCGTCTTTTACACGAGGAATGATGTTGTGGTCGGTATGGTCCTCTGGAATGTATTCAACAAAATTCCCGTCGCGCGCAGG ATTCTGAAGGAAGGCTTGACGACGGACAAACTCGCTGAAGCGGCCAAACTCTTCGACTTACACGAGTGA
- the LOC130688451 gene encoding uncharacterized protein LOC130688451, which produces MKLALILLALVVMSHQQFQYRTNKPRGLFWLSPYSPQRVITNYHPTQLYNDYYLQNEIPYPIHSRPSTRIGVTYVKDEEVNPDVIISSAESQNNDEEDFESLDIQSRIKLYQQQQNGGRFFGSSTINNPFIKTATFTISSTVTTVGSIVTCVPANNLAAVPAPTCNGRKRRSDDDENEQFPIVPTETLSLVPTAVTRESRQLSNILHEGAVTSSKEEFSPAELSEKNSREKRFFGSGVAAVKTVTSYSFVGATLTNTVILDPTGMNVAVCLPAGYVVCG; this is translated from the exons ATGAAATTGGCATTAATATTATTGGCCCTTGTGGTCATGTCCCACCAGCAATTTCAATACCGAACGAACAAGCCAAGAGGACTTTTTTGGCTGTCGCCTTATTCGCCACAGCGAGTCATTACCAATTATCATCCAACACAACTCTATAACGACTATTACCTCCAAAATGAAATCCCTTACCCGATCCATTCCAGGCCGTCTACGCGAATCGGTGTCACCTACGTCAAG GATGAAGAGGTGAATCCGGACGTCATCATCTCTAGTGCCGAAAGCCAAAATaacgatgaagaagatttcGAATCGTTGGACATCCAGTCGAGGATCAAGTTAtatcaacagcagcagaacGGGGGACGATTTTTCGGCAGTTCCACCATTAATAATCCTTTCATCAAAACAGCCACGTTTACAATTTCATCGACTGTAACAACAGTTGGATCCATCGTCACTTGCGTCCCAGCCAACAATTTGGCAGCTGTTCCTGCACCGACTTGCAATGGACGCAAGAGACGTTCTGACGATGACGAAAACGAACAATTCCCTATCGTTCCAACAGAAACCCTTTC GTTGGTGCCAACGGCTGTCACGAGGGAATCTCGCCAACTGTCCAACATCCTTCACGAGGGCGCTGTCACTTCGTCTAAAGAGGAATTTTCCCCAGCTGAATTATCAGAGAAGAATTCAAGAGAGAAACGATTTTTTGGAAGTGGCGTAGCAGCAGTGAAAACTGTTACATCGTATTCTTTTGTGGGGGCAACTTTGACCAACACAGTCATCCTCGATCCCACAGGAATGAACGTTGCCGTTTGCTTACCAGCTGGCTACGTTGTCTGCGGTTAA